TAATCCTCAAGATGAATAAACTAAACCAAAGAGCAAATCATCAAATGagttaagaaacacatttttaagtggagaaaataaaaatctgaaagaagCTGCTTCAAGTCTTAAAAGCTAAAAAGTCCCAAGGCATCCGAAAGACTAGACACCTGGGAGTCCTCACTCACCGTGAAGAATCCAAAACTGGCCACCCTGCATGGTGCCTGGCAACTGTGGCCTCTGAGAAGGGTGGTGATCCCAATGAGCTTTGCTGGCACCCAGAGTCCAGGTCTAGAACAGGCTGCATTTGCATCTCTCAGGTTAAAGTAAGGTTCACACCAGAAATGCTGGGTTTGTGCCACCACGGAGCCAGGCCATTGAGACACAGTGGGCACGGCACCCGGGGCCTCCGTGCTTTGGGGGCCATGGAAATCTGTTCCATTTTGCCTGAAACAGACCAAAAGTGTTGATGCGTTTAAAGTAATTCAAAGGTCATTTTCATATTGATATTATGGTGGGAAGGGCTCACAGAAGTCATTCAGCGCCCGCACACCCAAGGCAGGAAACCTAGAAGGAAATACTGCGTCTGggtctttgattttcattttctacttgTTGCTTATTTATACTTCCAAGGATTTCTCTAAAGGAAGTTTAGTTCTGAGTCCTTGCAATGCCCTAGAAGCCCTTAGCCCGgatcctccctccccctcctcagccACACTGGCCCTCTTACAGACCCTCAGACACACCAGGCACTTTCTGGCCTCAGGCACTTACGCACCTGCTGATCCCTCTGCTTGGAGCACTGTTCCCAGATACCACATGACCCTCTTGCCTCCTCAGGCCTTTACTCCTATGGCCCCTTGAGGTTCGGCACCCTCTCCTGCCGCAGGCTCTGTGTCCTGCCGCAGGCCTGCTCATCTGTCCCTGGACAGACTCCAGGCCATGGGCCTCGTGTCCATTTTGCCCTCTGCTCTTGGCACAGGCACTTGCACGTGTGGGTGCGCAATGTTTGTCGCGTGTTGGTGATGAACAAAGGCAGAATGAGGTTCGGAAGGGGCTTGTTTTGGCCAGCCCTATGCTTTCATCTCCTCCTGCCAACAACTTGCTAGGCTCCTCGGAGCCTTTGGCAAGATTCTGACCCCGAAATACATACCCCTCGTGCAAGGAGCATCCGTGGGCAGATAGGCAGCCGCCGCCTGGGGCTGTCAGCCCAGAAGACTtaatctgcccccacccccaaaccccacccAGGGCCCCAAACCATCAACAGAAGGGAGCATCCGGCCAGTGGAGGGATCTTCCAGGGAGGACACAGCTTAAGGCAGTTGGGCCACGTGTGAGCCATGCTCACGCACCTTTACACACGCACATGTGGCTTTGGGCCCAACACTCGGCACTTGGCCATCCGGTCCATGGCCCTCAGGGCAGAGGAATGACCTCCTGGTTGCCCAGAGTCTGTCCCTTCCCCGAGGACCTCCATGTCCTCAGGGTCAGGGGCCAGGCATGGGTCTCCCTCTGCCCTGGGGGCTGATCACCAGGGCCTGGTGTACCAACATACTGGGTGGTGGCCCAGCTGAGCTGCCTCCAGCCCCTGAGCCCACGGGAAGCAGAATCAAGACCTACTTGGGCAGCCTCAGCCTTGGGTACACACTCTGGCTCCATCCCTATAGCCACACCCAGCCCCACGCTGCGGGGGTGACAGGCATGACACTCCAAGTTTCTGGGCATAAATCAGGTCCCAGCAGAAAGTGAACCAGAGGTCCAGGATGGCTGGAgcctcacccccaaccccacctgggGACCCCATTGTCTTTCTCCTGGTCCTGCCCCTGCCTcgccctcctttctcctccccccgGTGTGCAGCCAGGGGTAGAGGACCAGGACCACGGGTCTACCTGTGTGCACTCAGCAGTTTAGAGGAGGGGATGAGGGCTGCACCTCCCAGCCTTGCCCACGGGTCCTCCCCTCACTCACAGCACCGCCTCCAGGGGTCCCTGCCGAAGAGCCCAACCTCCAGTCACTGTGTGCAGCTGTGCAGCCCCACTGCCTACCTCTTGCTCCATCCTGCCCTGACCGCCCCTGGAAGTGGCGCCTGTGAGGTGGTGGCACGCAGTTGGGTGCTGCAGACAGGAAGAGTCGCGACAGCCTTGCATGTGGGGCCCTGCTCTTCCCCCGCTGCCGTGAGCATGGCTGGGCTCCTGGGGCTCCCGCGGCTCCTGTTCCCGTTGCTTCTCACACTGCCCTGCAACCTGGCTACCCAAGGTAAGCACTTCCCGACTGTCAGTCACCCTATTCCCCACTGCACCCGCCGGTGGGCTCGGCCCTCCCTCCCGGCAGCCCCTGcagcccttccctcccctccccgccccagactCCTGGGGTGATCTGAGGATGCTGACCGTGACCTTCCCCCGAAGCCCCGGCAGCTCCTCCAGAGGGTCGGGTCCAGCCTTGGATGCTTAGACACAAAACAATGGACACCAAGACGCTGCCATTGTCTGGGTGCAGAATCAGTGTGGTTgaatctcctctttctctttaccTGAATGTCTGGGGACTTTCTCTCCTACAACCAGCAAGGCTGCCTTTGTCCTAAGAGAACATTGTCCTTTGATTTGCCTTTTGTGCGAAGCTCTGCAGTGAAAAGGAGCGATTAGTTCCACACGGTGGGATGGGGGACTCGGCAGGCGCAACTGCTGTGCTCCCTCCCCCAAAAGAGCTGTAGAATTTAGTTTGTGGAGAGTTGATGTTTGGATTATGTTTGCACCTGGAAACTGGTCCTGCTGGgcaagggaactttctgggtgTCCCACGGACAAGCCAGGTTGTGCCCACCTCATGGAGTCACTGGCTTCGAGTGCCTGGAaatggtggggaaactgaggctgtcgGCATTGgaaagagacagggagacaggACAGCGCCCCCGGCTCTCTTGGGAACTGTCATTTATGAGGCGGAGAAGGTATAGAGTGAGGGAGAGTGATCAGAGGTCTCAGCGGAGGGCCTGTCGCTTTGGAAGGAAGAGGCCCCAGCCCCAACTTCCCCCGACGCTCAGGGTGGGGAGAGGTCACAGGCGGCCTGGCCCCCTGGGGCCACTTCGGAACTTGAGTACAGCCCAGGGTGCTGATCCCATGAGCTGCTCCGAGGCTTCCCAAAGTTGCCCTATCCTTGGTGACATGTCAACAGCGGGCTGTCCAGGACCTCACtggcagcagttaagaatctgcgcttccactgctgggggcatgggtaagatccccggtcagggaactaagatcagggaactgagattccgtatgctgcgtggtgtggccaaaaaataaaacagaacaaaaccaaccaaaaaccaaaagaaaaaaaaaaacagtggactGTCCCAGGGCACCTCCATCCAGCCACCATCCCCTACAGAGAGGTGGGTCCCTGCCCCTCTGGCCAGGCTGGTGGTGACGGTGGCCGGTCCTCCTTGCAGAGGTGTTGCAGTGCCCCCACTACGTGACCGCTTTAGAGGGAGACTCTATCAACATCACCTGCTCCACTCAGGGGCCCCTGCTTGGCATCTACCTGAAGCAAAGCTGGCCGAAGCACAGCAACGTGATTTACTATGAAGATGGGAGGAAACCCACTGTGGACAAGCAGTTCAGGGACCGCATCACCTTCTCGGGGCTGCAGCACAACCTGACCATCAGCATGCACCACCTGCAGCTGTCTGACACTGGTGAATATGCCTGCCAGGCCATCATGGATAATGAGGTCTGGGGCACCAAGACCTTTGTCATGGTGAAAGGTAGGGAGTGTGCCACCCCTGGGACCATTCCACCAGCCTGCTGGCCAGCCCGGGCTCCATCTGCCCCTGTCCGGGGATCTTCCCTCTATACTTGCTTGAGGTACTCCTTCCAGCATgagc
The DNA window shown above is from Hippopotamus amphibius kiboko isolate mHipAmp2 chromosome 17, mHipAmp2.hap2, whole genome shotgun sequence and carries:
- the CD7 gene encoding T-cell antigen CD7 — translated: MAGLLGLPRLLFPLLLTLPCNLATQEVLQCPHYVTALEGDSINITCSTQGPLLGIYLKQSWPKHSNVIYYEDGRKPTVDKQFRDRITFSGLQHNLTISMHHLQLSDTGEYACQAIMDNEVWGTKTFVMVKEKLPQAVKTCQETQLIHFALPTALAVAFFIAGLGLGAVCVLRRTQIQKLCCARDKRSVCVIYEDMSHSRCNTMSIPNHYQ